Proteins encoded within one genomic window of Natator depressus isolate rNatDep1 chromosome 1, rNatDep2.hap1, whole genome shotgun sequence:
- the LOC141987912 gene encoding uncharacterized protein LOC141987912 — protein MFSYDNENQVYTTVTITNISLIVQDLLQRGSATTTPAVLFDSFNGDGGNTEAGFGDEEDDDDDEVVDSSQQASGETGFPDSQELFLTLDLEPVPPEPTQGCLLDPAGGEGTSAACVSMITGSSPSQRLVKIRKKKKRTRDEMFSELMLSSHTDRAQTNAWRQMMSDCRKAQNDQEERWWAEESKWRAEERAEARMWRQRDERRQDSMLRLLEDQTSMLQCMVELQQRQLEHRLPLQPLCNQPPSSPSSIASTPRRPRTRWGGHRPTSHSTTEDCPKKRRLSFNKF, from the exons ggggttcagccaccactaccccagccgtgttgtttgactccttcaatggagatggaggcaatacggaagcaggttttggggacgaagaagatgatgatgatgacgaggttgtagatagctcacagcaagcaagcggagaaaccggttttcccgacagccaggaactgtttctcaccctggacctggagccagtaccccctgaacccacccaaggctgcctcctggacccagcaggcggagaagggacctccg ctgcatgtgtttcaatgatcacaggatcttctccttcccagaggctagtgaagattagaaagaaaaaaaaacgcactcgagatgaaatgttctccgagctcatgctgtcctcccacactgacagagcacagacgaatgcgtggaggcaaatgatgtcagactgcaggaaagcacaaaatgaccaggaggagaggtggtgggctgaagagagtaagtggcgggctgaagagagggctgaagctcgaatgtggcggcagcgtgatgagaggaggcaggattcaatgctgaggctgctggaggaccaaaccagtatgctccagtgtatggttgagctgcagcaaaggcagctggagcacagactgccactacagcccctgtgtaaccaaccgccctcctccccaagttccatagcctccacacccagacgcccaagaacgcggtgggggggccaccggccaaccagccactccaccacagaggattgcccaaaaaaaagaaggctgtcattcaataaattttaa